One Succinispira mobilis DSM 6222 genomic window carries:
- the gmd gene encoding GDP-mannose 4,6-dehydratase — protein MQKTALITGITGQDGAYLAELLLAKGYIVHGIKRRSSQFNTDRIDHLYKDLHEKDVKFFLHYGDLTDATNLIRIIQQVQPDEIYNLAAQSHVQVSFDTPEYTANSDALGTLRILEAIRILGLQEKTRFYQASTSELYGLVQETPQKETTPFYPRSPYAVAKLYAYWITVNYREAYNMYACNGILFNHESPLRGETFVTRKITRAVARIKLGLQDKLYLGNLSAKRDWGFAKDYVQAMWLMLQQEKPEDFVIATGETHEVREFVSLAFAEAGIQITWQGEGVNEKGLDQDGRVLVEVDPRYFRPTEVELLLGDATKAQQKLGWKPETPLQELVTMMVREDINSAKRDVLCEQHGFDVKQYNE, from the coding sequence ATGCAAAAAACAGCACTAATAACAGGAATAACAGGACAAGATGGGGCGTACTTAGCAGAACTTTTATTAGCTAAAGGCTATATTGTTCATGGAATTAAACGTCGCTCATCACAATTTAATACAGATAGAATTGATCATTTGTACAAAGATTTACATGAAAAAGATGTTAAATTTTTCTTGCATTATGGCGACTTAACAGATGCCACTAATTTAATTAGAATAATTCAACAAGTACAACCAGACGAAATATACAACTTGGCAGCACAAAGTCATGTGCAAGTATCTTTTGATACGCCAGAGTATACGGCGAATTCTGATGCTTTGGGTACTTTGAGAATTTTAGAGGCAATTCGAATTTTAGGTTTGCAAGAAAAAACTAGATTTTACCAAGCCTCTACCAGTGAGTTATATGGTCTAGTACAAGAAACTCCTCAAAAAGAAACCACGCCTTTTTATCCGCGCAGTCCTTATGCTGTGGCTAAGTTATATGCATACTGGATTACCGTAAATTATCGTGAAGCCTATAATATGTATGCTTGTAACGGTATTTTGTTCAATCATGAGTCACCTTTGCGTGGAGAAACCTTTGTTACACGGAAAATAACTCGAGCTGTAGCTAGAATAAAACTAGGATTGCAAGATAAATTATACTTAGGTAACTTGAGTGCAAAACGGGACTGGGGTTTTGCTAAAGATTATGTACAAGCAATGTGGTTGATGCTTCAACAAGAAAAGCCTGAAGACTTTGTAATTGCAACAGGCGAAACGCATGAAGTAAGAGAATTTGTAAGCCTAGCATTTGCTGAAGCTGGAATTCAAATTACTTGGCAAGGTGAAGGGGTAAATGAAAAAGGCTTAGATCAAGATGGACGGGTATTGGTAGAAGTTGATCCGCGCTATTTCCGCCCTACAGAAGTAGAGTTGTTGTTAGGGGATGCTACTAAAGCGCAACAAAAATTAGGCTGGAAACCAGAGACACCCTTGCA